CATGAAGGAATACAACAGATCCAACATCCCTCTTGCAAAGTCCCTGCGCAAAAATATGACAAAGCAGGAAAAACAGCTTTGGTATAAATTTCTGCGCACCTTTCCCGTAAGGTTCCAGCGCCAAAAGGCGATAGGGAACTACATAGCGGATTTCTACTGTGCGAAAGCAAAGCTTGTCATTGAGCTCGACGGGGGAGGGCACTACACAGACGAACAG
The sequence above is a segment of the Clostridia bacterium genome. Coding sequences within it:
- a CDS encoding endonuclease domain-containing protein — encoded protein: MKEYNRSNIPLAKSLRKNMTKQEKQLWYKFLRTFPVRFQRQKAIGNYIADFYCAKAKLVIELDGGGHYTDEQAAKDAVRTEYLEKQDLTVLRICNTDIDDNLRGVCEYIEYNVRKKAPHLFP